One window of Arthrobacter oryzae genomic DNA carries:
- a CDS encoding holo-ACP synthase, translated as MIVGIGVDVVDIERFGRQLERTPGLRDRLFVPAERELNTRSLAARFAAKEAVAKVLGAPAGMNWQDCWIGLDQNGPTVQVKGTVLAVAESKGVKRWHLSMSHDGGIATATVLAEG; from the coding sequence ATGATTGTTGGCATTGGCGTAGACGTCGTAGACATTGAACGGTTCGGCCGGCAGCTGGAACGGACCCCCGGGCTCCGGGACCGGCTGTTCGTCCCGGCCGAGCGCGAACTGAACACCCGCTCCCTGGCCGCGCGTTTCGCGGCCAAGGAAGCCGTGGCCAAGGTCCTTGGCGCACCCGCGGGCATGAACTGGCAGGACTGCTGGATCGGCCTGGACCAGAACGGTCCCACCGTCCAGGTCAAGGGCACCGTGCTGGCAGTCGCCGAGTCCAAGGGCGTCAAACGCTGGCACCTCTCGATGAGCCACGACGGCGGAATCGCCACGGCGACCGTCCTCGCGGAAGGGTAA
- the glmS gene encoding glutamine--fructose-6-phosphate transaminase (isomerizing), giving the protein MCGIVGYVGHSSGRVNVGHGALDVVLEGLRRLEYRGYDSAGVAVVADGTISSRKKSGKLSNLLAELEKSPLPDAVTGIGHTRWATHGGPTDQNAHPHLSDGGKLALIHNGIIENFAELKLELLEKGTVFASETDTEVAAALLGDIFRNKLNGDVSNGGLTRAMQLACQRLEGAFTLLAVHADQPDVVVAARRNSPLVVGLGEGENFLGSDVSGFIDYTRRAVELGQDQIVTITADTVEITDFFGAPAQGKEYHVDWDPASAEKGGYPSFMEKEIHDQPDAVANTLLGRSDLDGKLTLDEMRIDPEHLKKINKIIVLACGTSAYSGQVAKYAIEHWCRIATEVELSHEFRYRDPIVDENTLIVSISQSGETMDTLMAVRYAKEQGAKTLSICNTNGSTIPRESDAVLYTHAGPEIAVASTKAFLAQITAAYLLGLYLAQLRGNKFQGEIKDILADLGKVPAKIQQVLDHADEIKELARSMSGAKSVLFLGRHVGFPVAMEGALKLKELAYIHAEGFAAGELKHGPIALIEEGQPVFVVVPSPRGRNSLHAKVVSNIQEVRARGAKTIVIAEEGDEAVKAYAEHVFYIPETPTLLAPLLAAVPLQIFALELATAKGYDVDQPRNLAKSVTVE; this is encoded by the coding sequence TGGCGGACGGAACCATTTCGTCCCGTAAGAAGTCCGGAAAGCTGAGCAACCTGCTCGCTGAACTGGAAAAGTCGCCGCTGCCGGATGCAGTCACCGGGATCGGGCACACCCGCTGGGCCACGCACGGCGGACCCACGGACCAGAATGCGCACCCGCACCTGTCCGACGGCGGCAAGCTGGCCCTCATCCACAACGGCATCATCGAAAACTTCGCCGAGCTCAAGCTGGAGCTGCTTGAAAAGGGCACTGTGTTCGCGTCCGAGACGGACACCGAGGTGGCCGCCGCGCTGCTGGGTGACATCTTCCGGAACAAGCTGAACGGTGACGTTTCCAACGGCGGCCTGACCAGGGCCATGCAGCTTGCCTGCCAGCGCCTTGAAGGCGCCTTCACACTGCTGGCCGTGCACGCGGACCAGCCCGACGTCGTCGTAGCCGCCCGGCGCAACTCCCCGCTCGTGGTGGGCCTGGGCGAGGGGGAGAACTTCCTCGGCTCGGACGTCTCCGGCTTCATCGACTACACCCGCCGGGCCGTGGAGCTGGGCCAGGACCAGATCGTGACCATCACCGCGGACACCGTGGAGATCACCGACTTCTTCGGCGCCCCGGCGCAGGGCAAGGAATACCACGTTGACTGGGACCCGGCCTCGGCCGAGAAGGGCGGCTACCCGTCCTTCATGGAGAAGGAAATCCACGACCAGCCCGACGCCGTGGCCAACACCCTGCTGGGCCGCTCGGACCTTGACGGCAAGCTGACACTCGATGAAATGCGCATCGACCCGGAGCACCTGAAGAAGATCAACAAGATCATCGTGCTCGCCTGCGGCACCTCCGCCTACTCCGGCCAGGTGGCCAAGTACGCGATCGAGCACTGGTGCCGGATTGCCACCGAGGTGGAGCTCTCCCATGAGTTCCGCTACCGCGATCCGATCGTGGACGAGAACACGCTGATTGTGTCCATCTCGCAGTCCGGCGAGACCATGGACACCCTGATGGCCGTCCGCTACGCCAAGGAACAGGGCGCCAAGACCCTCTCCATCTGCAACACCAACGGCTCCACCATTCCGCGCGAATCAGACGCCGTGCTCTACACCCACGCCGGGCCGGAGATCGCGGTGGCATCCACCAAGGCCTTCCTGGCGCAGATCACTGCGGCCTACCTGCTGGGCCTCTATTTGGCACAGCTGCGCGGCAACAAGTTCCAAGGCGAGATCAAGGACATCCTGGCCGACCTCGGCAAGGTCCCGGCGAAGATCCAGCAGGTCCTGGACCACGCGGACGAGATCAAGGAGCTGGCCCGGTCCATGTCCGGCGCCAAGTCGGTGCTGTTCCTGGGCCGTCACGTCGGGTTCCCGGTGGCCATGGAGGGCGCGCTCAAGCTCAAAGAACTGGCGTACATCCACGCTGAAGGCTTTGCCGCCGGCGAGCTGAAGCACGGACCGATCGCGCTGATCGAGGAGGGCCAGCCGGTATTCGTGGTGGTCCCGTCCCCGCGCGGCCGGAACTCGCTGCACGCCAAGGTGGTCTCCAACATCCAGGAGGTCCGGGCCCGCGGTGCGAAGACCATCGTCATCGCCGAGGAAGGCGACGAAGCAGTCAAGGCGTACGCCGAGCACGTCTTCTACATCCCCGAGACGCCCACGCTCCTCGCGCCCCTGCTGGCCGCCGTTCCGCTGCAGATCTTCGCCCTCGAACTTGCCACGGCCAAGGGATACGACGTGGACCAGCCACGCAACCTTGCCAAGAGCGTGACCGTAGAATAA